A region from the Kineothrix sp. IPX-CK genome encodes:
- the rpoD gene encoding RNA polymerase sigma factor RpoD, whose protein sequence is MDENTQAKFDEHLKELLGAAKKKKNVLEYQEINDFFADMALEEEHFDKIMETLEQNNVDVLRITEEDDVDDEEIILTEEDEVDVENIDLTVPDGISIEDPVRMYLKEIGKVPLLSAEEEIELAKKMEMGDDEAKKRLAEANLRLVVSIAKRYVGRGMLFLDLIQEGNLGLIKAVEKFDYRKGYKFSTYATWWIRQAITRAIADQARTIRIPVHMVETINKLIRVSRQLLQELGREPSPEEIAEEMNMPVDRVREILKISQEPVSLETPIGEEEDSHLGDFIQDDNVPVPADAAAFTLLKEQLVEVLGTLTEREQKVLRLRFGLDDGRARTLEEVGKEFNVTRERIRQIEAKALRKLRHPSRSRKLKDYLD, encoded by the coding sequence ATGGATGAAAACACACAAGCAAAGTTTGATGAGCATTTGAAGGAGCTCTTAGGCGCTGCTAAAAAGAAAAAGAATGTACTGGAGTATCAGGAGATTAATGATTTCTTCGCCGACATGGCGCTGGAAGAGGAACATTTCGATAAAATAATGGAAACTCTGGAACAGAATAACGTGGATGTACTTCGCATCACGGAGGAGGATGACGTGGATGACGAGGAGATTATCCTCACGGAGGAGGATGAGGTCGATGTGGAGAATATCGATCTTACTGTTCCGGATGGCATCAGCATCGAGGATCCTGTCAGAATGTATCTGAAGGAAATCGGTAAGGTTCCCCTTCTGAGCGCAGAGGAGGAAATCGAGCTGGCGAAGAAGATGGAGATGGGTGATGATGAGGCGAAAAAGCGTCTTGCGGAGGCGAATCTTCGTCTCGTTGTCAGCATAGCCAAGAGGTATGTGGGCCGCGGTATGCTTTTTCTCGATTTAATTCAGGAGGGCAATCTTGGCCTTATTAAGGCTGTGGAAAAATTCGATTATAGAAAAGGATACAAATTCTCTACCTATGCGACGTGGTGGATTCGCCAGGCGATTACAAGAGCTATAGCCGATCAGGCGAGAACGATTCGAATTCCTGTCCACATGGTGGAGACAATCAATAAGCTGATTCGTGTCAGCAGACAGCTCCTTCAGGAATTGGGCAGAGAGCCTTCTCCGGAAGAAATAGCTGAGGAAATGAATATGCCGGTGGACAGGGTAAGAGAGATCCTCAAAATTTCCCAGGAACCGGTTTCCTTGGAAACCCCTATCGGCGAAGAAGAAGACAGCCATCTGGGCGATTTCATTCAGGACGATAACGTGCCGGTCCCCGCGGATGCGGCGGCTTTTACTTTATTAAAGGAGCAGCTTGTGGAGGTTCTTGGCACCTTGACGGAAAGAGAACAAAAGGTGCTTCGCCTTCGCTTCGGTTTGGATGACGGACGTGCCAGAACGCTGGAGGAGGTCGGAAAGGAATTCAATGTTACCAGAGAGCGAATCAGACAGATAGAAGCGAAAGCGCTTCGTAAGCTTCGACATCCCAGCAGAAGCCGCAAGCTGAAAGATTACTTGGATTAA